Proteins encoded within one genomic window of Rhinolophus sinicus isolate RSC01 linkage group LG05, ASM3656204v1, whole genome shotgun sequence:
- the ADGRF1 gene encoding adhesion G-protein coupled receptor F1 isoform X5: MPLELKFNLKKHTKEFKVLSQFASPNFEMETSLLGMKLLAPAAHLTCCPPWNGWLGRLRQAFASCFHWKMTLSEYLEKCNNIFFGFGFKNDEYTFPCSRGYTGNITAKCQPFGWQVIRETCVLSQLEELKKNFSVITGNATEAAMSSLVQNLSVVIQQNPSTTAGNLASVVSILGNVSSLSLASHFRVSNSTMEDVINIADHILNPASVNNWTILLQEEKHASSQLLETLENISVLVPPTALPLNFSREFINWKGIPVSESQHKIGYNYQTDLFPPNTSIPVRGRVIIGADQFQRSLPETIISMASLTLGNILPITKNRNDHVNGPVISTLIQNYSVNEIFLIFSKIDSNLSQPHCVFWDFSHLQWDDAGCHLVNETADTVMCRCTHLTSFSMLMSPFVPPAITPVVKWITFVGLGLSIGSLILCLIIEALFWKQVKKSQTSHTRHICMVNIALCLLIADVWFIIAANVKATVNPSGICIAAVFFTHFFYLSLFFWMLMLGILLAYRIVFVFHHMAISWMMAVGFCLGYGCPLIISVITIAVTEPNNGYRRKDSCWLNWSSGSKPLLALAVPALTIVAVNLVVVLLVLTKLWRPAVGERLSQDNKATVVRVGKSLLILTPLLGLTWGFGIGTMVDSQNVVWHVIFALLNASQGFFILCFGMLLDSKLRQLLFNKLSPLNSWKQTSKQNSSDLSAKPKGAKFFNPLQHKGHGQGSCEFHDNMQLGTAKDNSLRCESSAWRW; encoded by the exons ATGCCACTGGAATTGAAATTCAA CTTAAAGAAGCATACAAAAGAATTCAAGGTTTTGAGTCAGTTCGCGTCACCCAATTTCG AGATGGAAACATCATTGCTGGGTATGAAGTTGTTGGCTCCAGCAGCACATCTGACCTGCTGTCCGCCATGGAATGGGTGGCTGGGAAGGCTAAGGCAGGCCTTCGCAAGCTGTTTCCACTGGAAGATGACTCTTTCAGAATATTTGGAGAAG TGTAACAACATTTTCTTTGGATTTGGGTTTAAGAATGATGAGTATACTTTTCCCTGTAGCAGAGGCTATACTGGAAACATCACGGCCAAGTGCCAGCCCTTTGGGTGGCAGGTCATCAGGGAGACTTGCGTCCTCTCTCAGCTGGAAGAACTGAAGAAG AATTTCAGTGTGATCACAGGCAATGCCACTGAGGCAGCCATGTCGTCCTTGGTGCAAAATCTTTCAGTCGTCATTCAGCAAAACCCATCAACCACAGCTGGGAATCTGGCTTCAGTGGTTTCGATTCTGGGCAATGTCTCATCCCTGTCACTGGCAAGCCATTTCAGGGTGTCCAATTCAACAATGGAG GATGTCATCAATATTGCGGACCACATCCTTAATCCAGCGTCAGTAAACAATTGGACAATATTACTGCAGGAGGAAAAGCATGCCAGCTCACAGCTCCTAGAGACACTGGAAAACATCAGCGTTCTGGTACCTCCAACAGCCCTGCCTCTGAATTTTTCTCGGGAATTCATTAATTGGAAAGGAATTCCAGTGTCTGAAAGCCAACATAAGATAGGTTACAACTATCAGACTGACCTATTCCCCCCAAATACCTCCATTCCCGTCAGAGGCCGTGTGATAATTGGAGCCGACCAATTCCAGAGGTCCCTTCCAGAAACTATTATCAGCATGGCCTCGTTGACCCTGGGGAACATTCTACCCATtactaaaaacagaaatgatCATGTCAATGGGCCCGTGATATCCACGCTTATCCAAAACTATTCCGTAAATgaaattttcctgattttttccaAGATCGATTCAAACTTGAGCCAGCCTCATTGTGTGTTTTGGGATTTCAGTCATTTGCAATGGGACGATGCAGGCTGCCACCTCGTGAATGAAACTGCAGACACGGTGATGTGCCGGTGTACTCACCTGACCTCCTTCTCCATGCTGATGTCACCCTTTGTCCCCCCTGCCATCACTCCTGTTGTGAAATGGATCACCTTTGTGGGACTGGGTTTATCCATCGGAAGTCTCATCTTATGCCTGATCATTGAGGCTCTGTTTTGGAAGCAGGTCAAGAAAAGCCAAACCTCGCACACACGTCATATTTGCATGGTGAACATAGCGCTTTGCCTTCTGATTGCCGATGTTTGGTTTATTATTGCTGCCAATGTGAAGGCGACGGTAAACCCTTCTGGAATCTGCATAGCTGCAGTGTTCTTTACGCACTTTTTCTACCTCTCCTTGTTCTTCTGGATGCTCATGCTTGGCATCCTGCTGGCCTACCGGATCGTCTTCGTGTTCCATCACATGGCCATTTCTTGGATGATGGCTGTCGGGTTCTGCCTGGGCTACGGGTGTCCGCTCATTATATCCGTCATCACGATTGCAGTCACAGAACCTAATAATGGCTACAGAAGGAAGGACAGTTGTTGGCTTAACTGGTCCAGTGGCAGCAAACCCCTCTTGGCCCTGGCTGTTCCTGCACTGACCATTGTGGCTGTGAATTTGGTTGTGGTGCTCTTAGTTCTCACAAAGCTCTGGAGGCCCGCTGTTGGAGAAAGACTGAGTCAGGACAACAAGGCCACTGTCGTCCGCGTGGGGAAGAGCCTCCTCATCCTGACCCCTCTGCTGGGGCTCACCTGGGGCTTTGGCATAGGAACGATGGTGGACAGCCAGAATGTGGTGTGGCATGTTATTTTTGCATTGCTCAATGCATCCCAG GGTTTTTTCATCTTATGTTTTGGAATGCTCTTGGACAGTAAG CTGCGACAACTACTGTTCAACAAGCTGTCTCCTTTAAACTCTTGGAAGCAAACATCAAAG CAAAACTCATCAGATTTATCTGCCAAACCGAAAGGCGCAAAGTTTTTCAACCCGTTGCAGCACAAAG
- the ADGRF1 gene encoding adhesion G-protein coupled receptor F1 isoform X6: MRVPVFWLISFFIITEGADGILGGNDDIKTKRELLVNKKKHPGPVQEYELLLQFSYKDSKEKRDLKNLLKLLKPPSLWLHGSMEIVRAKATTYCGNRNGVLRCACEDGYTWFPPSCLDPQKCYLHMAESPQSCDCHSNNLTQSVNFCERTKVWGTFKINERFTKDLLNSSSAIYSKYATGIEIQLKEAYKRIQGFESVRVTQFRDGNIIAGYEVVGSSSTSDLLSAMEWVAGKAKAGLRKLFPLEDDSFRIFGEV, from the exons ATGAGAGTTCCAGTGTTCTGGCTCATCTCTTTCTTCATCATTACTGAGGGCGCTGATGGCATCTTGGGG GGAAATGATGatatcaaaacaaaaagagagctCCTTGTGAATAAGAAAAAACATCCAG GCCCAGTGCAGGAATATGAGCTGCTGCTTCAATTCTCCTATAAAGATTCCAAGGAGAAAAGAGACTTGAAGAATTTGCTGAAGCTTTTGAAGCCTCCGTCATTATGGTTACATGGGTCAATGGAGATTGTCAGAGCAAAGGCGACCACAT ACTGTGGCAACCGGAATGGGGTCCTACGCTGTGCTTGTGAAGATGGCTACACCTGGTTCCCTCCGTCATGCCTTGATCCCCAGAAATGCTACCTTCACATGGCTGAATCACCCCAGAGCTGTGACTGTCATTCCAACAACCTCACCCAGAGTGTTAATTTCTGTGAGAGAACAA AGGTCTGGGGCactttcaaaattaatgaaagattTACAAAAGACCTTTTGAATTCATCTTCTGCTATATACTCCAAATATGCCACTGGAATTGAAATTCAA CTTAAAGAAGCATACAAAAGAATTCAAGGTTTTGAGTCAGTTCGCGTCACCCAATTTCG AGATGGAAACATCATTGCTGGGTATGAAGTTGTTGGCTCCAGCAGCACATCTGACCTGCTGTCCGCCATGGAATGGGTGGCTGGGAAGGCTAAGGCAGGCCTTCGCAAGCTGTTTCCACTGGAAGATGACTCTTTCAGAATATTTGGAGAAG TGTAA